The following is a genomic window from Solidesulfovibrio fructosivorans JJ].
CCCCCGCTCCTGACGCCGCAAGCCGAAACGCCCGATCCCTCCTGCTACCCGCTGCTGCTGCGTGGCGTGCTCTATCTGGCCGGCATGGCCGCCGACGCTCTGGTCCGATCCAAGCGCCACGCCCGGGCGGCCTGATCCCACCGCGCATCCGAAAAAGGTTACCGCGATTTCATGCGGCCGCAATCCCAGGCGCGGCAACGGTTTTTCCGCCGCTCCCCCCGGGAGGCGCGGCACCGGCATTGCCTGCCGGCCGAAATTCGGGCATATTCTCCAAAGAGGCGCAAGCGTCGCCTCGGGAGGTAGACCATGTCTGACGCCATCACACCGGCCGGTCAGACCGAGGCCACTCCCCCCGGCCGTTTCGAGGCGTTGCCGCCCGGCCATTTCGAAGCCGGGCCTCCGGGTGCCGTCAGCATATCCCCGGCCGGGGCAGTCTCGATTACACCTCCGACGGGGACAGTCGAAATTCCCCTGGGCGGTTCCGTACAGGTGCCGCTCGGCGGGAGCATCGAAGTGCCCCAGGGAGGCATCGTCAACATCCGGCTCTGATGCCGGCGTCCCGGTGGGACGCCCAGGGGGCCGACAACCCTGTGAACCGTTATGCATGCAACCCGTCCTTTCCGTTTCCGCCTCGTCGCCTGTCTGCTTCTGATCCTTGCGGCCGCCATGTTCTCCGGGTGCTCCGCGCGCATTAACCATTGGGAGGACACCGACCCGAAGGTGCTGTTGGCCGAGAAGGTCAAGCACAGCAAATACGCCTACCTGCGCTATGCCGAGGCCGAGGAGGAAGCCAAACGGGACGGCAACCCCCAGGCCGCCGAACGCTACAGGCAGGCCAAGGAAAAGGCCCTGGCGGAGTACAACCGCGCCGAGCAGGACCTGGCGGGCTACCAGGCCAGGCAACACGCCGCCAAGTCGGCGAAGTAACATCGCCGGCGTTACCTCCCGCCACGAAAAAGGGCCGCTTCCGAGGAAGCGGCCCTTTTCTTGTCGTCTCGGGCGATGCTCGCGGTGTTCGGCGATCAGGCCCCGGCCGTCTCTTCGGGAACGGCCCGGGCCGGCGCGCCGGTGCGCGGCTTCAGTCCCGAGCCCAGATCCAGCAGGATGGGGCTGGCCACGAAGATCGAGGAATAGGTGCCGGCCAGGATGCCGATGAGCATGGCCAGGGCGAAGTCGTGGATGACCGCGCCGCCGAAGAAGTACAGGCAGGCCACGGTGATGAGCGTGGTCCCGGCGGTCAGGATGGTGCGCGAAAGCGTCTCGTTGATGCTGATGTTGATGACCTGCTCGAAGGGCAGGGTCTTGCCCACGTTGCGGTTCTTTTCCCGGATCCGGTCGTAGACGATGATGGTGTCGTTGAGCGAATAACCGAGGATGGTCAAAAGCGCCGCCACGATGGTCAGGTCGAATTCCTTGTCCAGAAGCGAAAAGAGGCCGATGGTGATCAGGGCATCGTGCAAGTCGGCCACCACCGCCCCCAGGGCGTATTTGAGCCGTAGCACGTAGCACAGGGCCATGGTGATGATCATGGCCGCGACGATCAGCCACACCGTGGACGCGCCGAAAAGCTTGAGCACGTAAATGCCGCCGGCAAGTCCCGCCGCCATCATGCCCGCCGCCATCCAGCGCTTCTCGAACCGGCCGGAAATATAAATGGCGATCAGCAGCACCGAATAAAAGATGGCTTCCAGGGCCTTGCCGCGTAGGTCCGCGCCGACCTTGGGGCCGACCATCTCCAGGCGCTGGACGTCGAGTCCCGCGTTCGGAAAAGCCTTGCCCAGGGCCGTTTCCACGGCGGTTCGCACGTTTTCCTGGTTGATGTCCTGGTCCGAGGCCCGGATGAGGTACTCGTTGGCCTCGGCCTGGCCGAAGCGCTGCACGGCCACATTGGAAAGCCCGGCCGCGTCCGCGGCCTTGGTCAGTTCGGCCACGTCCATG
Proteins encoded in this region:
- the secF gene encoding protein translocase subunit SecF, which encodes MVLELIRPGTKINFLKYRKLAYLVSAAVIVAGFVSLAVKGGPRYGVDFAGGLSIQVRFAKAMDVAELTKAADAAGLSNVAVQRFGQAEANEYLIRASDQDINQENVRTAVETALGKAFPNAGLDVQRLEMVGPKVGADLRGKALEAIFYSVLLIAIYISGRFEKRWMAAGMMAAGLAGGIYVLKLFGASTVWLIVAAMIITMALCYVLRLKYALGAVVADLHDALITIGLFSLLDKEFDLTIVAALLTILGYSLNDTIIVYDRIREKNRNVGKTLPFEQVINISINETLSRTILTAGTTLITVACLYFFGGAVIHDFALAMLIGILAGTYSSIFVASPILLDLGSGLKPRTGAPARAVPEETAGA